A stretch of the Notamacropus eugenii isolate mMacEug1 chromosome 2, mMacEug1.pri_v2, whole genome shotgun sequence genome encodes the following:
- the MEA1 gene encoding male-enhanced antigen 1 isoform X2 — MAAVVLGEDKMGPERIFPNQSEDLGQQQGPTDGTGDWSGEDPEEEPEDLGSGPTDYSYQPLNQDPEQEEGEVAPVQGAEGAVPDIQERIQALGLHLPDPPVESEEEEEEEGAVALSSRSSIPMDPEHVELVKRTMAGVSLPAPAVPAWAQEISDAQWQDVVQKTLQARQATSTWK; from the exons ATGGCAGCAGTGGTCCTGGGGGAAGATAAGATGGGTCCTGAGCGGATCTTCCCAAACCAGAGTGAGGACCTGGGGCAGCAGCAGGGTCCCACTGATGGCACAGGTGACTGGAGCGGAGAGGATCCCGAAGAAGAGCCCGAGGACCTGGGGTCAGGCCCAACAGACTATTCCTACCAGCCTCTGAACCAGGACCCCGAGCAGGAAGAAGGGGAGGTGGCGCCGGTGCAAGGTGCTGAAGGTGCTGTCCCTGACATTCAGGAGCGAATCCAG GCCCTAGGGCTGCACCTGCCTGACCCCCCTGTAGAgagtgaagaagaggaggaggaggagggagctgTAGCACTGAGCAGCAGAAGTTCCATACCCATGGACCCGG AACATGTGGAGCTGGTGAAACGGACAATGGCTGGAGTAAGTCTGCCAGCCCCAGCAGTCCCTGCGTGGGCCCAGGAGATTTCAGATGCTCAGTGGCAGGATGTGGTACAGAAGACTCTCCAGGCTCGACAGGCAACCTCCACATGGAAGTGA
- the LOC140526197 gene encoding transmembrane protein 121-like, with translation MTAPREKRVGSMLLADGYLMGQSPGDWWLGLGLLLSAGNICLLLVLRPVVAGAGAEAHTTRRGCTMLLWFLYIFVLEMKVYFIYRSCRAEGHCPGPPARQAFTLVLALSVPGLFALLGSPKAPEILSTFQWREELRSHLLWVVVDLLDVLDVQAGLWEPPQRVLPFWAEGITFFYCYALLLLLPCAALGELSLQRAQPLPHRMVLYPLLSLLTVNLATSLIRATHLLLFRDTYVSSIFLGKNLLALALKLCMFLQYRKQWLSGPLSPQIPTDPGLPGSTQAVRPA, from the exons ATGACAGCCCCTAGGGAGAAGAGAGTGG GGAGCATGCTGCTGGCTGATGGCTATCTTATGGGGCAGAGCCCAGGAGATTGGTGGCTAGGCCTCGGGCTGCTGCTTTCTGCGGGCAACATCTGCCTGCTCTTGGTACTTCGCCCTGTGGTGGCTGGTGCTGGGGCCGAAGCCCATACCACCCGGCGGGGCTGCACCATGTTACTCTGGTTTCTCTACATCTTTGTGTTGGAGATGAAGGTCTACTTCATTTACCGGAGCTGCCGGGCTGAGGGTCACTGCCCTGGCCCACCCGCCCGCCAGGCCTTCACCTTGGTGCTAGCCCTCAGTGTACCTGGACTCTTTGCCCTGCTGGGGTCTCCAAAGGCTCCTGAGATCCTGTCAACCTTCCAATGGCGTGAAGAACTCCGGAGCCACCTGCTATGGGTGGTCGTGGACTTGCTGGATGTTTTAGATGTACAGGCAGGGCTGTGGGAGCCACCTCAGAGGGTACTGCCGTTCTGGGCAGAGGGTATCACATTCTTCTATTGCTATgcactgctgctgttgctaccaTGTGCAGCCCTGGGCGAGCTCAGCCTTCAACGCGCCCAGCCCTTGCCACATCGCATGGTACTCTATCCTCTCCTCAGCCTGCTCACGGTGAACCTAGCCACAAGTCTCATCCGAGCCACTCATCTCCTGCTCTTCCGTGACACGTATGTCTCCAGCATCTTTCTAGGAAAGAACCTGCTGGCCTTGGCCCTCAAGCTCTGCATGTTTCTACAGTACCGAAAACAGTGGCTGTCTGGCCCACTATCACCCCAGATTCCCACTGACCCTGGCCTTCCAGGCTCCACTCAGGCCGTGAGGCCAGCATGA
- the KLHDC3 gene encoding kelch domain-containing protein 3 isoform X2, which yields MLRWTVHLEGGPRRVNHAAVAVGHRVYSFGGYCSGEDYETLRQIDVHVFNAVSLRWTKLPPMRSGGQAGEVPYMRYGHSAVLIDDTVYLWGGRNDTEGACNVLYGFDINTHKWFTPKVSGTVPGARDGHSACVLGKNMYVFGGYEQLADCFSNDIHKLDTSSMTWTLISAKGTPARWRDFHSATMLGSRMYVFGGRADRFGPFHSNNEIYCNRIRIFDTRAEAWLECPPTPLLPEGRRSHSAFGYNGELYIFGGYNARLNRHFHDLWKFNPVSFSWKKIEPKGKGPCPRRRQCCCIVGDKIVLFGGTSPSPEEGLGDEFDLMDHSDLHILDFNLASMSFEELLELQSRVGTKAYRQLVTGTRPEDQPRRAAPTRDRGPADKQRPVEMSSKTRVPFLRQVVPVRKKVARDPRFDDLSGEYNPEVFEKTYRFLNEYRAKEKELVAKHLKKSKPGEEQEKLKQLLHRMDQQEAAQQEQKRQREQHLALKQEQRAQAQQGHRPYFLKKSEQRQLALAEKYKKLKRSQKLESFLSRKRRRNAGKDRRRLPLGKD from the exons ATGTTACGGTGGACAGTGCACCTGGAGGGCGGGCCCCGCAGGGTGAATCACGCAGCAGTGGCTGTGGGGCACCGGGTGTATTCATTTGGAGGATACTGCTCTGGAGAAGACTATGAGACATTACGCCAGATTGACGTGCATGTCTTCAACGCAG TGTCTCTGCGTTGGACGAAGCTGCCCCCAATGCGGTCCGGTGGACAGGCTGGGGAAGTGCCCTACATGCGTTATGGACATTCAGCCGTCCTCATTGACGACACTGTCTATCTGTGGGGTGGACGCAATGATACAGAAGGAGCCTGCAATGTGCTCTATGGCTTTGATATCA ATACTCACAAGTGGTTCACACCCAAGGTATCTGGAACAGTGCCTGGGGCCCGAGATGGACATTCAGCCTGCGTCCTGGGCAAGAACATGTATGTCTTCGGGGGCTACGAGCAGCTG GCTGACTGCTTTTCCAATGATATCCACAAGCTGGATACCAGCAGCATGACATGGACCCTCATCTCTGCGAAG GGCACTCCTGCACGATGGCGGGACTTTCACTCGGCTACAATGTTAGGCAGCCGCATGTATGTTTTTGGCGGTCGAGCTGACCGATTTGGACCCTTTCACTCCAATAATGAGATCTACTGTAACCGAATACGTATCTTTGACACGAGAGCTGAGGCCTGGTTGGAATGTCCACCTACCCCACTGTTGCCTGAGGGCCGAAGAAGCCACTCTGCCT TTGGGTACAATGGGGAGCTGTACATATTTGGTGGCTACAATGCGAGGCTGAATCGGCATTTTCATGATCTTTGGAAGTTCAACCCAG TGTCCTTCTCTTGGAAGAAGATTGAGCCTAAGGGAAAGGGGCCATGCCCCCGCCGGCGCCAGTGCTGTTGCATCGTGGGAGACAAGATTGTCCTCTTTGGGGGCACTAG TCCTTCTCCTGAGGAAGGCCTAGGAGATGAGTTTGACCTCATGGACCACTCCGACCTACACATTCTAGACTTTA ATCTGGCCTCCATGTCCTTTGAGGAGCTGTTGGAGCTTCAGAGCCGGGTGGGGACCAAAGCGTACCGACAGCTGGTGACGGGGACTCGACCTGAGGATCAGCCGCGGAGGGCAGCTCCCACTCGTGATCGGGGGCCCGCCGACAAGCAGAG GCCTGTGGAAATGTCGTCGAAGACTCGAGTGCCGTTTTTGCGACAAGTTGTCCCTGTCAGAAAGAAG GTGGCCCGGGACCCTCGCTTTGATGATCTGTCAGGGGAGTACAATCCTGAAGTGTTTGAAAAGACTTACAGATTTCTGAATGAATATCGTGCAAAGGAGAAGGAG CTGGTGGCAAAACATCTGAAGAAAAGCAAGCCAGGAGAAGAACAGGAAAAGCTGAAGCAATTACTCCATCGAATG GATCAACAGGAGGCTGCTCAGCAGGAGCAGAAGCGGCAGCGAGAGCAGCACCTGGCCCTGAAACAGGAACAGAGAGCCCAGGCCCAGCAGGGCCATCGACCCTACTTCTTGAAGAAAT CTGAACAGAGACAGTTGGCGCTGGCTGAGAAATATAAGAAGCTAAAGCGAAGCCAGAAGTTGGAGAGTTTCTTGAGCAGAAAGAGGCGCAGAAATGCTGGAAAAGACCGAAGGCGGCTGCCCCTGGGCAAGGACTAA
- the KLHDC3 gene encoding kelch domain-containing protein 3 isoform X1 encodes MLRWTVHLEGGPRRVNHAAVAVGHRVYSFGGYCSGEDYETLRQIDVHVFNAVSLRWTKLPPMRSGGQAGEVPYMRYGHSAVLIDDTVYLWGGRNDTEGACNVLYGFDINTHKWFTPKVSGTVPGARDGHSACVLGKNMYVFGGYEQLADCFSNDIHKLDTSSMTWTLISAKGTPARWRDFHSATMLGSRMYVFGGRADRFGPFHSNNEIYCNRIRIFDTRAEAWLECPPTPLLPEGRRSHSAFGYNGELYIFGGYNARLNRHFHDLWKFNPVSFSWKKIEPKGKGPCPRRRQCCCIVGDKIVLFGGTSPSPEEGLGDEFDLMDHSDLHILDFSPSLKTLCKLAVIQYNLDQTCLPHDIRWELTAMTTNSNISRPIASSHG; translated from the exons ATGTTACGGTGGACAGTGCACCTGGAGGGCGGGCCCCGCAGGGTGAATCACGCAGCAGTGGCTGTGGGGCACCGGGTGTATTCATTTGGAGGATACTGCTCTGGAGAAGACTATGAGACATTACGCCAGATTGACGTGCATGTCTTCAACGCAG TGTCTCTGCGTTGGACGAAGCTGCCCCCAATGCGGTCCGGTGGACAGGCTGGGGAAGTGCCCTACATGCGTTATGGACATTCAGCCGTCCTCATTGACGACACTGTCTATCTGTGGGGTGGACGCAATGATACAGAAGGAGCCTGCAATGTGCTCTATGGCTTTGATATCA ATACTCACAAGTGGTTCACACCCAAGGTATCTGGAACAGTGCCTGGGGCCCGAGATGGACATTCAGCCTGCGTCCTGGGCAAGAACATGTATGTCTTCGGGGGCTACGAGCAGCTG GCTGACTGCTTTTCCAATGATATCCACAAGCTGGATACCAGCAGCATGACATGGACCCTCATCTCTGCGAAG GGCACTCCTGCACGATGGCGGGACTTTCACTCGGCTACAATGTTAGGCAGCCGCATGTATGTTTTTGGCGGTCGAGCTGACCGATTTGGACCCTTTCACTCCAATAATGAGATCTACTGTAACCGAATACGTATCTTTGACACGAGAGCTGAGGCCTGGTTGGAATGTCCACCTACCCCACTGTTGCCTGAGGGCCGAAGAAGCCACTCTGCCT TTGGGTACAATGGGGAGCTGTACATATTTGGTGGCTACAATGCGAGGCTGAATCGGCATTTTCATGATCTTTGGAAGTTCAACCCAG TGTCCTTCTCTTGGAAGAAGATTGAGCCTAAGGGAAAGGGGCCATGCCCCCGCCGGCGCCAGTGCTGTTGCATCGTGGGAGACAAGATTGTCCTCTTTGGGGGCACTAG TCCTTCTCCTGAGGAAGGCCTAGGAGATGAGTTTGACCTCATGGACCACTCCGACCTACACATTCTAGACTTTA GTCCCAGCCTGAAGACCCTGTGCAAACTGGCTGTGATTCAGTATAACCTGGACCAGACCTGTCTGCCCCATGACATCAG GTGGGAGTTGACTGCCATGACCACCAACAGCAACATCAGCCGCCCCATTGCATCATCCCACGGGTAG
- the PPP2R5D gene encoding serine/threonine-protein phosphatase 2A 56 kDa regulatory subunit delta isoform → MPYKLKKEKEPPKSAKGTAKPNSGGKDGTGEGTEEAQPQPPPQPQSQPQAPSSNKRPSNSTPPPTQLSKIKYSGGPQIVKKERRQSSSRLNLSKNRELQKLPALKDSPSPEREELFIQKLRQCCVLFDFVADPLSDLKFKEVKRAGLNEMVEYITHSRDVVTEAIYPEAVIMFSVNLFRTLPPSSNPTGAEFDPEEDEPTLEAAWPHLQLVYEFFLRFLESPDFQPNVAKKYIDQKFVLALLDLFDSEDPRERDFLKTILHRIYGKFLGLRAYIRRQINHIFYRFIYETEHHNGIAELLEILGSIINGFALPLKEEHKMFLIRVLLPLHKVKSLSVYHPQLAYCVVQFLEKESSLTEPVIVGLLKFWPKTHSPKEVMFLNELEEILDVIEPSEFSKVMEPLFRQLAKCVSSPHFQVAERALYYWNNEYIMSLISDNAARLLPIMFPALYRNSKSHWNKTIHGLIYNALKLFMEMNQKLFDDCTQQYKAEKQKGRFRLKEREEMWHKIEELARLNPQYPMFRAPPPLPPVYSMETETPTTEDIQLLKRTVETEAVQMLKDIKKEKVLLRRKSELPQDVYTIKALEAHKRAEEFLTASQEAL, encoded by the exons GAGCCTCCCAAGTCGGCTAAAGGGACTGCCAAGCCTAACAGTGGGGGGAAAGATGGTACAGGGGAAGGCACCGAGGAG GCCCAGCCTCAGCCACCACCCCAACCACAGTCACAGCCTCAGGCACCATCATCCAACAAGCGCCCAAGCAACAGTACCCCACCCCCTACACAACTCAGCAAAATCAAGTATTCAGGGGGGCCCCAGATTGTCAAGAAGGAGCGGCGGCAGAGCTCTTCCCGACTAAACCTCAGCAAGAACCGTGAACTGCAGAAGCTCCCTGCCTTGAAAG ATTCTCCATCTCCAGAGCGAGAGGAGCTCTTTATCCAGAAACTACGTCAGTGCTGTGTACTCTTTGACTTTGTGGCTGACCCCCTGAGTGACCTCAAGTTTAAGGAAGTGAAGCGGGCAGGACTCAATGAAATGGTAGAATACATCACGCACAGCAGAGATGTGGTCACCGAAGCTATTTACCCGGAGGCTGTTATCATG TTTTCAGTGAACTTGTTTCGGACGCTGCCACCATCGTCCAACCCCACAGGGGCTGAATTTGATCCTGAAGAGGATGAGCCCACCCTGGAGGCTGCCTGGCCTCATCTCCAG CTGGTCTATGAGTTTTTCTTACGTTTCCTGGAGTCTCCTGATTTTCAGCCAAATGTGGCCAAGAAGTACATTGACCAGAAGTTTGTTCTTGCT CTCCTGGACCTGTTTGACAGTGAGGACCCCCGAGAGAGGGACTTTCTCAAGACCATCCTGCATCGCATCTATGGCAAATTCCTGGGCCTTCGAGCTTACATCCGCAGACAGATCAATCACATTTTCTACAG GTTTATTTACGAGACAGAGCATCACAACGGAATTGCTGAGCTGCTTGAGATTCTGGGAAG CATCATTAATGGCTTTGCCCTGCCCCTCAAAGAGGAACACAAGATGTTCCTCATTCGAGTCCTGCTTCCCCTACACAAGGTCAAGTCTCTGAGCGTCTACCACCCTCAG TTGGCCTACTGTGTGGTGCAGTTCTTGGAGAAGGAGAGCAGCTTGACTGAACCG GTGATTGTGGGGCTCCTAAAGTTCTGGCCCAAGACTCACAGCCCCAAGGAAGTGATGTTTCTGAATGAACTGGAGGAGATCCTGGATGTCATCGAGCCTTCTGAGTTCAGCAAAGTGATGGAACCGCTCTTCCGCCAGCTTGCCAAATGTGTTTCCAGCCCCCATTTCCAG gTTGCAGAGCGTGCCCTCTATTACTGGAACAATGAGTACATCATGAGCCTGATTAGCGACAATGCTGCACGCCTCCTGCCCATCATGTTCCCGGCGCTATACAGGAACTCTAAGAGCCACTGGAACAA GACTATCCATGGGTTGATCTACAATGCCTTGAAGCTGTTCATGGAAATGAATCAGAAGCTGTTTGATGACTGCACGCAGCAGTACAAGGCTGAGAAGCAAAA GGGCCGATTCCGTCTCAAGGAACGAGAAGAGATGTGGCACAAGATCGAGGAACTTGCCCGACTAAACCCCCAG TACCCCATGTTCCGAgcacctcccccactcccccctgtATATTCAATGGAGACAGAAACCCCCACAACTGAGGACATCCAGCTTCTGAAGAGGACAGTCGAGACAGAAGCAGTGCAG ATGCTGAAggatatcaaaaaggaaaaggtgcTGCTTCGGAGGAAATCAGAATTACCCCAGGACGTGTATACCATCAAAGCACTGGAGGCTCACAAGAGGGCTGAGGAGTTCTTGACGGCCAGCCAGGAGGCACTCTGA
- the MEA1 gene encoding male-enhanced antigen 1 isoform X1, with product MGGAGATCNSIPQFRPRKLECGFGRGLGAARACMAAVVLGEDKMGPERIFPNQSEDLGQQQGPTDGTGDWSGEDPEEEPEDLGSGPTDYSYQPLNQDPEQEEGEVAPVQGAEGAVPDIQERIQALGLHLPDPPVESEEEEEEEGAVALSSRSSIPMDPEHVELVKRTMAGVSLPAPAVPAWAQEISDAQWQDVVQKTLQARQATSTWK from the exons ATGGGTGGGGCTGGCGCAACGTGTAATTCGATCCCACAATTCCGTCCCCGGAAGTTGGAGTGCGGGTTCGGCCGCGGGCTCGGAGCAG CCCGGGCCTGCATGGCAGCAGTGGTCCTGGGGGAAGATAAGATGGGTCCTGAGCGGATCTTCCCAAACCAGAGTGAGGACCTGGGGCAGCAGCAGGGTCCCACTGATGGCACAGGTGACTGGAGCGGAGAGGATCCCGAAGAAGAGCCCGAGGACCTGGGGTCAGGCCCAACAGACTATTCCTACCAGCCTCTGAACCAGGACCCCGAGCAGGAAGAAGGGGAGGTGGCGCCGGTGCAAGGTGCTGAAGGTGCTGTCCCTGACATTCAGGAGCGAATCCAG GCCCTAGGGCTGCACCTGCCTGACCCCCCTGTAGAgagtgaagaagaggaggaggaggagggagctgTAGCACTGAGCAGCAGAAGTTCCATACCCATGGACCCGG AACATGTGGAGCTGGTGAAACGGACAATGGCTGGAGTAAGTCTGCCAGCCCCAGCAGTCCCTGCGTGGGCCCAGGAGATTTCAGATGCTCAGTGGCAGGATGTGGTACAGAAGACTCTCCAGGCTCGACAGGCAACCTCCACATGGAAGTGA